In uncultured Bacteroides sp., one genomic interval encodes:
- a CDS encoding glycoside hydrolase family 2 TIM barrel-domain containing protein: protein MRKAAVFLSLFLTSFLYAQKTDKETLIQYLSGKGADDAVAWDFYCTDGRNSGKWSKIMVPSCWETQGFGQFQYGITFYGKPFPDGIAKEQGQYKHEFEVPASWRGKSIRLVFEASMTDTEVKVNGRKAGEKHQGAFYRFSYDVTDMLKYGKKNLLEVTVKKESENAGVNLAERRADYWNFGGIFRPVFLEAKPAMNIKRIALDAKADGSFKASCFLGNATSDKLSLKTVILDAAGKKLKETVSPVKDGGDWSTVSLNVVSPKLWSAETPNLYKAQFSLVDKDGMVLHQTEERFGFRTIEVRESDGLYINGVRVNIRGVNRHSFRPETGRTLDRAKNYEDVRLIKEMNMNSVRLSHYPADPAFYEACDELGLYVMSELGGWHGHYETPTGIKLAEEMVTRDVNHPSVIWWSNGNEKGWNTELDGEFHKWDPQLRPVIHPQGNFSGFETMHYRSYGESQEYMRLPQIFMPTEFLHGLYDGGHGAGLYDYWEMMRKHPRCIGGFLWVLADEGVKRVDEDGRIDNQGNFGADGIVGPHHEKEGSFFTIKQVWCPVQVMNTSLDKNFDGVFQLENRYDFTNINECKFVWKQVAFPSAMDEKGATVVLKQGEVKGTDIAPHAAGVLKTNMPSLTDKVDAVVLTAIDKNGKELWRWSWKIEGKAQKEEAKASKIASYKEIGNAVTATVADKSYTFSKKDGQLKEVISNGKKISFANGPRFIGARRADRSLDQFYNHDDENAKSLDRTYKEFNDAAVFEKLTVKEQGNDLVITASYKLGNMETAQWTVRPDGSLVLNYTYNFNGVVDLMGVRFDYPEDQMQSKRWLGNGPYRVWQNRLHGNTYDVWENKYNDPIPGESFTYPEFKGYFANCSWMNLNTTEGVISITNETPNVYLGVYQPRDGRDALLYTLPKSGISVLDVIPAVRNKVNATDLVGPSSQPKWVSGQKTGKLIFNFK from the coding sequence CTGCGAAAAGCAGCTGTTTTTTTATCATTGTTTTTAACTTCCTTCTTATACGCTCAGAAGACTGACAAGGAAACCCTTATCCAGTATTTATCTGGTAAAGGAGCCGATGATGCAGTAGCGTGGGATTTTTATTGCACTGATGGAAGAAATTCCGGAAAGTGGTCTAAAATTATGGTTCCTTCTTGTTGGGAAACACAAGGATTCGGACAATTTCAATATGGTATAACATTTTATGGCAAGCCTTTTCCTGATGGTATAGCAAAGGAACAAGGTCAGTATAAACACGAATTTGAGGTTCCTGCTTCATGGAGAGGAAAAAGTATACGTCTTGTTTTTGAAGCTTCAATGACCGATACTGAAGTAAAGGTAAATGGTCGTAAAGCAGGAGAAAAGCACCAAGGTGCTTTCTATCGCTTCTCTTACGATGTTACTGATATGTTGAAATATGGAAAGAAAAACTTGCTTGAAGTAACAGTTAAAAAGGAATCTGAAAATGCGGGAGTAAACCTTGCAGAGAGAAGAGCTGACTACTGGAACTTTGGTGGAATTTTCCGTCCGGTATTTCTGGAAGCAAAGCCTGCAATGAATATTAAACGAATTGCTTTGGATGCTAAAGCTGATGGCTCTTTCAAAGCTAGTTGTTTCCTTGGAAATGCTACTTCTGATAAATTAAGTCTTAAAACAGTTATTCTTGATGCTGCTGGTAAGAAGCTAAAAGAAACCGTTTCTCCTGTAAAAGATGGAGGTGACTGGTCAACTGTTTCTTTAAATGTTGTATCTCCTAAATTATGGTCGGCCGAAACTCCTAATCTATACAAAGCTCAATTCTCTTTGGTTGATAAAGATGGAATGGTTCTTCATCAGACTGAAGAAAGATTTGGATTCAGAACAATTGAAGTTCGTGAAAGCGATGGTCTTTATATCAACGGTGTACGTGTGAATATTCGTGGTGTGAACCGTCACAGTTTCCGACCGGAAACAGGTCGTACGCTCGATCGTGCAAAGAACTATGAAGATGTGCGTTTGATTAAAGAAATGAATATGAATTCCGTTCGTTTGTCTCACTATCCTGCTGATCCTGCTTTCTATGAAGCTTGTGACGAACTGGGATTATATGTTATGAGTGAACTTGGCGGATGGCACGGACATTATGAAACTCCAACAGGAATAAAGTTAGCAGAAGAAATGGTTACCAGAGATGTAAATCACCCATCTGTTATCTGGTGGAGTAATGGTAATGAAAAAGGCTGGAATACAGAATTGGATGGTGAGTTCCATAAATGGGATCCTCAGCTTCGTCCGGTTATTCACCCACAAGGAAACTTTAGCGGATTTGAAACAATGCACTATCGCTCTTACGGCGAAAGTCAGGAATATATGCGCTTACCTCAGATTTTTATGCCTACAGAGTTTCTTCACGGATTGTATGATGGCGGACATGGTGCCGGATTGTATGATTACTGGGAAATGATGCGTAAGCATCCTCGTTGTATCGGTGGTTTCTTATGGGTATTGGCAGATGAAGGTGTGAAACGTGTGGATGAAGATGGCCGTATTGATAATCAGGGAAACTTTGGTGCCGACGGTATTGTTGGTCCTCATCACGAAAAAGAGGGAAGCTTCTTTACTATTAAACAAGTATGGTGTCCGGTTCAGGTTATGAATACTAGTCTGGATAAGAACTTCGACGGAGTATTCCAACTTGAAAACAGATATGATTTTACTAATATAAATGAATGTAAGTTCGTTTGGAAACAAGTTGCGTTCCCTTCTGCTATGGATGAAAAAGGAGCAACCGTTGTTCTGAAACAAGGTGAAGTGAAAGGTACCGATATTGCTCCACATGCAGCGGGTGTACTTAAAACAAATATGCCTTCATTAACTGATAAAGTTGATGCTGTTGTCCTTACTGCTATTGATAAGAACGGAAAAGAACTATGGCGCTGGAGCTGGAAGATAGAAGGTAAGGCTCAGAAAGAAGAGGCAAAAGCAAGTAAGATTGCTTCTTACAAGGAAATAGGAAATGCTGTAACTGCTACTGTTGCAGATAAAAGTTATACTTTCAGCAAAAAGGATGGTCAGTTGAAAGAGGTGATTAGTAACGGTAAGAAAATATCGTTTGCTAATGGTCCAAGATTCATTGGTGCTCGTCGTGCCGACCGTTCATTAGATCAGTTCTATAATCACGATGATGAGAATGCAAAGAGTCTGGACAGAACTTACAAAGAATTTAATGATGCTGCAGTGTTTGAAAAACTTACAGTGAAAGAACAAGGTAATGATTTAGTAATAACTGCTTCTTATAAACTGGGAAATATGGAGACTGCTCAGTGGACAGTAAGACCTGACGGTTCTCTTGTATTGAACTATACCTATAACTTTAATGGTGTTGTAGATTTAATGGGAGTAAGATTTGATTATCCTGAAGATCAGATGCAAAGCAAGCGCTGGTTGGGTAATGGCCCTTACCGCGTATGGCAAAACCGTTTACATGGAAATACTTATGATGTTTGGGAAAATAAATATAATGATCCTATTCCGGGTGAGTCATTCACTTATCCTGAATTTAAAGGTTATTTCGCAAACTGTTCATGGATGAACCTGAATACTACCGAAGGT
- a CDS encoding family 43 glycosylhydrolase — MPRLHVDGRYLKDTHGNIVNLHGFAQTYSPWFNEQGKYWTNYNVNGCLNYNKGLIDGIMAAGWKANFLRLHMDPYWSNTPGVSVSGENDISAFNFDRFKTALDNVFIPMAEYAISKGLYVIMRPPGVCPEKIAVGDAYNQYLIKVWGYVAQHPKLKNNPNIMFELANEPVNILGPDGTYGAGSQGHFDKLKTYFQTIVDAIRANADNILWVPGLGYQSLYQGFAVNPIKGDNIGYAVHVYPGWFNSGQGYANFQKGWDAQVKPVADFAPIVVTEMDWAPEKYNASWGKDITGTAGGDGFGANFKKITDDAGNVSWLIFTWPHLMAKFDSTNVATANNLVFLNDPEACPWPTFHWYQEYAKKDYPRQDFVYSSNSDNNNGTFTNPVIFGDFPDPDVIRVGDVYYMSTTTMHNFPGATILKSYDLVNWEYCSNPLEKIESNACYNLDGCNRYSHGQWASSLKYHKGTYYLHFNTLDEGSFLLTATNPEGPWTMKKLSTSFYDAGLFFDDDDRIYIVYGINKLHVAELDSDFKVIRDQAITFGNIQSGIDNSATEGSHLYKINGYYYIYATTGGYYATQVAYRSSSIFGPYDEKEVFNSDRIHQGALIQTQTGEWWTMLFADKGAYGRLPSLQPVSWIDNWPIVGVNGSGVTTYKKPNVGKDYIKKALPTNDNFRNYKLGMQWEWNHNPDDSKWSLMEKAGYLRLQTVNVVDSLQKARNTLTQRILGYNSNTTDSYGTIRMDVQNMKEGDVAGLAVFHDPYAYIGITVSGGTKKLVMMNTGNKNNVSQPITCDSIIYLRAITNYSTSKASFYYSTDNVTYNKFGNELDMKYNLSVFVGNRFAIFNYATSQTGGYVDVDWFSTERQFTEDTFYDNTFVGFTKNQMTISSVSVEQNTYNMLIGTSKDFKVTAHYLDGHTEDITNEAIYSNPSSNNISIVNGQIIAKADGVATVDFSYQDLLGNIQSGQFQVNVETFPLTSELFNSTIYEAGTFDEATKTLTTGKYGFGGWKYANGLNLSSYKYLVVELAEKQTCGASFRLFDTSNYWTDCYMYDMGDKLKVAVDLSNLSKSKTPTLKCDPSHLYIIGFWSLGSSPIKIKDIYLSNDGVSSVDIPVIDNNNGNELVDVYSMVGIKLRSQVQRKNALDGLDRGVYIVGRKCVMVK; from the coding sequence ATGCCTCGATTGCATGTTGATGGACGTTATTTAAAAGACACCCATGGTAATATTGTAAATTTACATGGTTTTGCTCAAACATATTCGCCGTGGTTCAATGAGCAGGGAAAATACTGGACCAATTATAATGTCAACGGATGTCTGAACTATAACAAAGGACTTATTGATGGCATTATGGCAGCCGGTTGGAAAGCAAATTTCCTTCGTTTACACATGGATCCATACTGGTCAAATACCCCTGGTGTATCTGTTTCCGGTGAAAATGATATCTCGGCTTTCAACTTTGACCGGTTTAAAACAGCACTTGACAATGTGTTTATCCCTATGGCTGAATATGCCATATCGAAAGGGCTCTATGTCATTATGCGTCCTCCCGGCGTTTGTCCTGAAAAAATAGCCGTGGGCGATGCATATAATCAATATCTTATAAAAGTATGGGGATATGTGGCTCAACATCCTAAATTGAAAAACAATCCCAATATTATGTTTGAACTGGCAAATGAGCCTGTAAACATACTTGGCCCTGACGGTACTTATGGCGCAGGTTCGCAAGGGCATTTTGATAAGCTGAAAACATATTTTCAAACTATTGTTGACGCTATACGGGCCAATGCAGACAATATTCTTTGGGTACCGGGTTTAGGATATCAGTCATTGTATCAGGGATTTGCTGTTAATCCTATTAAAGGAGATAACATCGGTTATGCAGTACATGTTTATCCGGGTTGGTTTAACAGTGGACAAGGATATGCAAACTTCCAGAAAGGATGGGATGCTCAGGTGAAACCTGTGGCCGATTTTGCTCCGATAGTTGTTACTGAAATGGACTGGGCACCGGAAAAATATAATGCTTCTTGGGGTAAAGACATTACCGGCACAGCGGGTGGAGACGGTTTTGGTGCCAATTTCAAAAAGATTACGGACGATGCCGGTAACGTGAGCTGGCTTATTTTCACATGGCCACACCTGATGGCTAAATTTGATTCCACAAATGTGGCCACAGCCAATAATCTGGTCTTTCTAAACGATCCGGAAGCATGCCCTTGGCCAACATTTCATTGGTATCAGGAATATGCGAAAAAAGATTATCCTAGACAGGATTTTGTGTATAGTTCAAATAGCGACAATAACAACGGAACATTTACTAATCCTGTTATTTTCGGCGATTTTCCTGATCCTGATGTTATAAGAGTGGGTGATGTTTATTATATGTCGACTACTACCATGCATAACTTCCCCGGTGCTACGATATTAAAATCGTATGATTTAGTAAACTGGGAATATTGCAGTAACCCATTGGAGAAAATTGAATCGAATGCCTGTTATAACCTGGATGGTTGTAACCGTTACAGTCACGGACAGTGGGCAAGCAGCCTCAAATACCATAAAGGAACTTATTATCTTCATTTCAATACGCTGGACGAGGGAAGCTTTTTGCTGACGGCTACTAATCCGGAAGGCCCCTGGACCATGAAGAAATTGTCGACTTCATTCTATGACGCCGGTCTTTTCTTTGATGACGATGACAGAATTTATATTGTATATGGTATTAACAAATTGCACGTAGCCGAACTTGATTCAGACTTTAAAGTAATACGTGATCAGGCTATAACATTTGGAAACATACAGTCGGGTATAGATAATTCCGCTACAGAAGGAAGTCATCTGTATAAAATCAATGGCTATTATTATATTTATGCTACAACGGGGGGATATTATGCTACTCAAGTAGCTTATCGGTCATCTTCTATTTTTGGACCGTATGATGAAAAAGAAGTCTTTAATAGCGACCGCATTCATCAGGGAGCTTTAATACAGACGCAAACCGGAGAATGGTGGACTATGCTTTTTGCCGATAAAGGAGCTTATGGACGATTACCAAGTTTGCAACCGGTAAGTTGGATTGATAACTGGCCCATTGTAGGTGTAAACGGTAGCGGCGTTACAACTTATAAGAAACCTAATGTTGGAAAAGATTATATTAAAAAGGCATTGCCCACTAATGACAATTTCCGCAATTATAAATTAGGTATGCAATGGGAATGGAATCACAATCCTGATGACTCTAAATGGTCATTGATGGAAAAAGCAGGCTATCTTCGTTTGCAAACGGTAAACGTGGTTGATTCATTGCAAAAAGCCCGCAATACATTGACACAAAGAATCCTGGGATACAATTCTAATACTACAGATTCTTATGGAACTATCCGTATGGATGTACAAAATATGAAAGAGGGTGATGTGGCCGGCCTGGCAGTATTCCATGATCCTTATGCATATATTGGAATTACCGTATCGGGAGGAACAAAGAAGCTTGTAATGATGAATACCGGAAATAAAAATAATGTCTCTCAACCTATAACATGTGATTCGATCATCTATTTAAGAGCTATAACCAATTATAGTACGAGTAAGGCCAGCTTTTATTACAGTACAGATAATGTTACCTATAATAAGTTTGGGAATGAACTGGATATGAAATACAATCTTTCAGTTTTTGTAGGTAATAGATTTGCCATCTTTAATTATGCAACTTCCCAAACAGGCGGTTATGTTGATGTTGACTGGTTTAGTACCGAGAGACAATTTACTGAAGATACTTTTTATGATAATACTTTTGTAGGGTTTACCAAGAATCAAATGACAATAAGCAGTGTATCAGTGGAGCAAAATACATATAATATGTTGATTGGTACCTCTAAGGATTTTAAAGTTACAGCTCATTATTTAGATGGACATACCGAAGATATCACGAATGAAGCTATTTATAGTAACCCTTCATCCAATAATATTTCGATTGTAAATGGACAAATAATTGCTAAAGCTGATGGCGTTGCAACGGTTGATTTCAGCTATCAGGATTTATTAGGAAATATACAAAGTGGCCAATTTCAGGTAAATGTGGAAACGTTCCCATTAACAAGTGAGCTTTTTAATTCTACAATTTATGAAGCCGGCACGTTCGATGAAGCAACTAAAACGCTTACTACAGGAAAATATGGATTTGGTGGTTGGAAATATGCAAATGGGCTAAATCTTTCTAGTTACAAATATCTTGTAGTGGAATTGGCCGAGAAACAAACGTGTGGAGCTTCTTTCCGCTTGTTTGATACGTCTAATTATTGGACAGATTGTTATATGTACGATATGGGAGACAAGTTAAAGGTGGCTGTTGATCTTTCTAATTTATCGAAAAGTAAAACTCCGACTCTTAAATGCGACCCTTCACATCTTTATATTATCGGCTTCTGGTCGTTAGGTAGTTCACCAATAAAAATCAAGGATATTTATTTGAGTAATGATGGCGTATCTTCTGTCGACATTCCAGTTATTGATAATAATAATGGCAATGAACTTGTAGATGTTTACTCAATGGTAGGAATTAAACTCCGTTCGCAAGTGCAAAGAAAAAATGCATTAGATGGACTTGATCGCGGAGTTTATATTGTTGGACGCAAATGCGTTATGGTAAAATGA
- a CDS encoding glycoside hydrolase family 2 TIM barrel-domain containing protein, whose product MKQLLFVLLFGLGILSPVVAQNNDWENQHVLQINREPAHASYVPFGKEKSDRMLSLDGLWKFNWVSTPEQRPMNFYETTFDDSKWVDFQVPANWEMHGYGTPIYVSAGYPFKINPPFVMGEPKATYTTYKERNPVGSYRRSFSLPAGWNGKEVFLHFEGVQSAFYVWVNGKKVGYSQGSMEPSEFNITPHLKQGENKLAVEVYRYSDGSYLEDQDMWRFAGIQRSVYLYSTENIRIRDFAVRTILDADYKNASLQIEPKLAVYNGQRGEGYTIQAQLYDEAGNPVLPSVLKQDAVPVLNLDNKADIMNDRNPQRGARKFAWLETMVVNPKKWTAETPNLYTLQLTLNNANNEVVEQITTKIGFRSLEIKNGLFLVNGNPIRLRGVNRHEHDPYTGKVMSEERMLQDILLMKKGNINAVRTCHYPNNPRWYELCDQYGIYVMDEADIEEHGLRGALASDPEWTAAFLDRASRMAIRDKNHPSVIFWSMGNEAGYGFNFAAISAWLKDYDPTRFIHYEGAQGVDKDPETVDVISRFYPRLQEEYLNPNIPEGGDKERPENARWERLLTIAQKTNDNRPVMTSEYAHAMGNALGNFKEYWDEMYSNPRLLGGFIWEWSDQGIFKKRADGKTMVAFGGDFGDVPNLKTFCLKGIVSSDRGITPKYLEVKKVYQPIYIEWQDSSALKLKITNRQHHSDLSAYRVLYTITANGKEVEHSEVAVPVTEPGESAIIQLKTRKALPAKGDVRLKVSFVLKSDCSWAKAGYEVAWEQLCIRNGFADNTALSAIAANKSGNLQATVNGDVLLVNGKNFSMQWNLKEGSLKSLVYGKQEMLSNPKDMAAQPIFQAFRAPVDNDKSFGNWLAKDWKNAGMDAPKYSVESAEWKNSADGSIIVNTTIRSSYIKGSVLSRAQFTINKDGSMDVEYHFLPQGELPELARLGVAMIFNKELEQFAWYGYGPQESYPDRKSSAQVGLWRSTVSEQLFDYPVPQESGNKEEVQLLTLTNAKGKGISVTAMKKPFSASALHYSAQDLARTAHSCDLVPRKDIILSIDAQQLGLGNSSCGPAVLKRFAIDKKEHTLYFRISSADRQLIPEKLDR is encoded by the coding sequence ATGAAACAACTATTATTCGTTTTATTATTTGGTTTAGGCATTTTATCTCCGGTAGTTGCACAAAACAATGACTGGGAAAACCAGCATGTATTGCAGATAAACCGTGAGCCGGCGCATGCTTCTTATGTTCCTTTTGGAAAGGAGAAGAGTGACCGGATGCTTTCACTGGATGGCTTGTGGAAGTTCAATTGGGTATCAACTCCGGAACAACGCCCTATGAATTTCTATGAGACTACTTTTGACGATTCAAAATGGGTGGACTTTCAGGTACCTGCCAATTGGGAAATGCATGGATACGGAACTCCAATCTATGTGAGTGCCGGATATCCGTTTAAAATAAATCCTCCGTTTGTAATGGGGGAACCAAAAGCTACTTATACAACTTATAAGGAACGTAACCCTGTTGGCTCTTATCGTCGCTCGTTTTCCTTGCCTGCCGGATGGAATGGCAAAGAGGTGTTCCTTCATTTTGAAGGAGTGCAAAGTGCATTTTATGTATGGGTAAACGGAAAGAAAGTAGGATATAGTCAGGGTAGTATGGAACCTTCCGAGTTTAATATTACTCCCCATCTGAAGCAAGGTGAGAATAAACTGGCGGTCGAGGTCTATCGTTATAGTGATGGAAGCTATCTGGAAGATCAGGACATGTGGCGCTTTGCAGGAATACAGCGTTCTGTATATCTCTATTCTACAGAGAATATCCGTATCCGTGATTTTGCCGTACGTACAATTCTGGATGCCGATTATAAGAACGCTTCTTTGCAGATAGAACCTAAACTGGCTGTTTACAATGGACAGAGAGGAGAGGGGTATACTATTCAGGCACAATTGTATGATGAAGCAGGAAATCCTGTATTGCCTTCTGTTCTTAAACAAGATGCAGTTCCGGTTTTGAACCTCGACAATAAAGCTGATATAATGAACGACCGTAATCCTCAGCGAGGAGCAAGGAAGTTTGCATGGCTGGAAACAATGGTTGTTAACCCAAAGAAGTGGACAGCGGAAACTCCGAATCTGTATACTCTGCAACTTACACTCAACAATGCTAATAATGAGGTGGTAGAACAGATTACTACCAAAATAGGATTCAGAAGTCTGGAGATAAAGAACGGACTATTTCTTGTTAATGGAAATCCGATTCGTTTAAGAGGGGTAAACCGCCATGAACACGATCCGTACACAGGTAAAGTGATGAGCGAAGAACGCATGTTGCAGGATATACTTCTGATGAAGAAAGGCAATATCAATGCGGTGCGTACATGTCATTATCCAAACAATCCACGTTGGTATGAGTTATGCGATCAGTATGGTATTTATGTAATGGACGAAGCCGATATTGAAGAACACGGACTTCGTGGAGCATTGGCCAGTGATCCGGAATGGACTGCTGCTTTCCTTGACAGAGCAAGCCGCATGGCTATTCGTGACAAGAACCATCCGTCAGTAATATTCTGGTCAATGGGTAATGAAGCTGGTTACGGATTTAACTTTGCAGCAATCTCTGCATGGCTCAAAGATTATGATCCAACTCGTTTTATTCATTACGAAGGAGCGCAGGGAGTTGATAAAGATCCCGAAACAGTTGATGTAATCAGCCGTTTCTATCCACGACTTCAGGAGGAATATCTTAATCCGAATATTCCCGAAGGTGGAGATAAAGAAAGACCCGAAAATGCTCGTTGGGAACGTTTGCTTACTATTGCTCAGAAAACAAATGATAACCGTCCGGTGATGACCAGTGAATACGCTCATGCTATGGGTAATGCACTTGGAAACTTCAAGGAATACTGGGATGAAATGTATAGTAATCCACGACTTCTGGGAGGTTTCATTTGGGAATGGTCCGATCAGGGAATCTTTAAGAAACGTGCTGATGGCAAAACAATGGTTGCCTTTGGTGGCGACTTTGGTGATGTTCCCAACCTTAAGACTTTCTGTCTGAAAGGAATTGTTTCTTCCGACAGAGGCATCACTCCAAAATATCTTGAAGTTAAGAAGGTATACCAACCTATTTATATAGAATGGCAGGATAGTTCTGCTTTGAAACTTAAAATAACCAACAGACAACATCATTCCGACTTGTCGGCTTACAGGGTGTTGTACACAATAACAGCCAATGGCAAGGAAGTTGAACACTCAGAAGTAGCAGTTCCGGTTACTGAACCCGGAGAATCTGCTATTATTCAGCTGAAAACAAGAAAAGCATTGCCTGCCAAAGGGGATGTTCGTCTTAAAGTGAGCTTTGTGCTGAAGAGCGACTGTTCATGGGCTAAAGCCGGATACGAAGTGGCATGGGAACAACTTTGCATTCGTAATGGTTTTGCCGATAATACAGCTTTGTCTGCAATTGCTGCAAATAAGTCGGGTAACCTTCAGGCAACAGTAAATGGAGATGTATTGTTAGTGAATGGAAAGAACTTTTCAATGCAATGGAATCTGAAAGAGGGTAGTCTGAAATCTTTGGTCTATGGCAAACAGGAAATGCTCTCTAATCCGAAAGATATGGCTGCCCAACCAATCTTCCAGGCTTTCCGTGCTCCGGTTGATAACGATAAGAGTTTTGGTAACTGGTTGGCAAAGGACTGGAAAAATGCAGGAATGGATGCTCCGAAATATTCAGTGGAATCTGCCGAATGGAAGAACAGTGCTGATGGTAGTATTATTGTAAACACTACTATTCGGAGTTCATATATAAAAGGAAGTGTACTTTCACGAGCTCAGTTTACCATAAATAAAGATGGAAGCATGGATGTGGAATATCATTTCTTGCCTCAGGGAGAACTTCCTGAACTAGCTAGATTAGGCGTTGCTATGATCTTCAATAAAGAACTGGAACAGTTTGCATGGTATGGCTACGGTCCTCAGGAGAGTTATCCTGACAGGAAAAGTTCAGCTCAGGTAGGCTTATGGCGCTCAACTGTATCCGAACAACTTTTTGATTATCCGGTTCCTCAGGAAAGTGGTAATAAAGAAGAGGTGCAGTTGCTAACTTTGACCAATGCAAAAGGAAAGGGAATTTCGGTTACTGCCATGAAGAAACCATTCTCTGCTTCTGCTTTGCATTATTCAGCACAGGATTTGGCACGCACGGCTCACAGTTGTGATCTTGTTCCCAGAAAGGATATAATCCTGTCTATTGATGCCCAACAACTAGGATTAGGAAACAGTAGTTGCGGTCCGGCTGTATTGAAGCGTTTTGCAATAGATAAAAAGGAACATACACTGTATTTCCGTATTTCTTCTGCAGACCGTCAGCTGATTCCTGAGAAACTAGACAGATAA